One Xenopus tropicalis strain Nigerian chromosome 8, UCB_Xtro_10.0, whole genome shotgun sequence genomic window carries:
- the LOC100485719 gene encoding uncharacterized protein LOC100485719 isoform X1: protein MHVLNQWVDLNAFSLQTGIPNIDNLSMKSPLCEKGPPNPERKNLTKNETESQPNKAQTRVDSEKDSGYSDSSSESTGSEETKSGTAIIKVSDISQVTTPAQTTYTPIYIVQNIVLKQPRLLILQTPIRRHRKRPIHSSYLPILQSYPRIAPKAALPPTPISPPSSTPDTSTNNQPTLSLLEISLRSLALLRRNQETQRSIRQLRAHTRLYDLALRGEEGGWERLCRAMERSGGYKKYLTSSATITLPKELTNNNHNLTLRDNTIMPVLRNTTSSEKPTVSEEPAISNRTEGDSQRNYSFMNVS, encoded by the exons ATGCATGTACTCAACCAGTGGGTGGATTTAAATGCATTCTCTTTACAAACAGGTATACCAAATATTGACAATTTAAGCATGAAATCTCCACTTTGTGAGAAAGGTCCACCAAATCCAGAGAGAAAGAATCTGACAAAAAATGAGACTGAAAGCCAGCCCAACAAGGCCCAGACACGAGTGGACAGCGAAAAGGATTCTGGGTATTCAG ACAGCAGTTCAGAAAGCACAGGCTCTGAAGAGACCAAGAGTGGAACAGCAATTATAAAAGTCTCAGATATTTCACAAGTGACTACACCGGCACAGACAACATATACTCCCATCTACATAGTGCAGAATATTGTATTAAAACAG CCAAGGCTTCTTATTCTGCAGACCCCCATCCGACGTCACCGCAAACGCCCAATACATTCTTCTTATCTTCCCATTCTTCAATCTTATCCTCGGATTGCACCCAAGGCGGCCCTTCCTCCAACACCAATTAGTCCCCCATCTTCCACTCCAGATACTTCAACAAACAATCAACCAACATTGTCCCTACTTGAGATTTCCCTACGATCCCTTGCTCTCCTGCGCAGAAACCAGGAGACTCAACGCTCTATCAGGCAGTTACGAGCTCATACCAGACTGTATGACCTAGCATTACGAGGGGAAGAGGGTGGGTGGGAGCGGCTATGTAGAGCAATGGAGAGGAGTGGGGGTTACAAGAAGTACTTAACATCGAGTGCAACTATAACATTACCAAAAGAACTGACAAATAACAACCACAACTTAACATTAAGAGACAATACTATTATGCCAGTGCTGAGAAATACAACTTCTTCAGAAAAGCCTACTGTGTCCGAAGAACCAGCAATATCTAATAGGACTGAAGGGGACTCACAAAGAAACTATTCATTCATGAATGTCAGTTGA
- the LOC100485719 gene encoding uncharacterized protein LOC100485719 isoform X2 — MKSPLCEKGPPNPERKNLTKNETESQPNKAQTRVDSEKDSGYSDSSSESTGSEETKSGTAIIKVSDISQVTTPAQTTYTPIYIVQNIVLKQPRLLILQTPIRRHRKRPIHSSYLPILQSYPRIAPKAALPPTPISPPSSTPDTSTNNQPTLSLLEISLRSLALLRRNQETQRSIRQLRAHTRLYDLALRGEEGGWERLCRAMERSGGYKKYLTSSATITLPKELTNNNHNLTLRDNTIMPVLRNTTSSEKPTVSEEPAISNRTEGDSQRNYSFMNVS; from the exons ATGAAATCTCCACTTTGTGAGAAAGGTCCACCAAATCCAGAGAGAAAGAATCTGACAAAAAATGAGACTGAAAGCCAGCCCAACAAGGCCCAGACACGAGTGGACAGCGAAAAGGATTCTGGGTATTCAG ACAGCAGTTCAGAAAGCACAGGCTCTGAAGAGACCAAGAGTGGAACAGCAATTATAAAAGTCTCAGATATTTCACAAGTGACTACACCGGCACAGACAACATATACTCCCATCTACATAGTGCAGAATATTGTATTAAAACAG CCAAGGCTTCTTATTCTGCAGACCCCCATCCGACGTCACCGCAAACGCCCAATACATTCTTCTTATCTTCCCATTCTTCAATCTTATCCTCGGATTGCACCCAAGGCGGCCCTTCCTCCAACACCAATTAGTCCCCCATCTTCCACTCCAGATACTTCAACAAACAATCAACCAACATTGTCCCTACTTGAGATTTCCCTACGATCCCTTGCTCTCCTGCGCAGAAACCAGGAGACTCAACGCTCTATCAGGCAGTTACGAGCTCATACCAGACTGTATGACCTAGCATTACGAGGGGAAGAGGGTGGGTGGGAGCGGCTATGTAGAGCAATGGAGAGGAGTGGGGGTTACAAGAAGTACTTAACATCGAGTGCAACTATAACATTACCAAAAGAACTGACAAATAACAACCACAACTTAACATTAAGAGACAATACTATTATGCCAGTGCTGAGAAATACAACTTCTTCAGAAAAGCCTACTGTGTCCGAAGAACCAGCAATATCTAATAGGACTGAAGGGGACTCACAAAGAAACTATTCATTCATGAATGTCAGTTGA